The Atribacterota bacterium genomic interval ATTATTATATCCCATTTTTTACTTGAACCTAATATGGACTTCAGTATTGCACTAAGCTCATTAATAGGATAGCCTACTCCTCTCTTTCCAAATTCTCCAAAATATGCTAAGTCTCTGCGTATCTGGTCTGGGCTAATACCACCTGTTAATTTAGAAATTTCAGCGGAGGATATTGTATCCTTTTCTCTTCCAGAGTCTGTTTCAATCAATAAATCCAAGCATCTATGGTAAATGGATAACCGACCTATTGTGGCTTTGGGAATATTTTTCTTATTGTTTTTATAATTGTTTGTTTGCATCATAAAATATAAATATTTTTGTACATAATCTGATATTAATTAAACTGCTAAAAACTATT includes:
- a CDS encoding winged-helix domain-containing protein, coding for MIETDSGREKDTISSAEISKLTGGISPDQIRRDLAYFGEFGKRGVGYPINELSAILKSILGSSKKWDII